In Fusarium oxysporum Fo47 chromosome XI, complete sequence, the following are encoded in one genomic region:
- a CDS encoding amidase signature domain-containing protein: protein MRAVSFLILAAFFRVAYSNLVNHGATVSVNGVLYFVHPEPVGFLPLSSSLHHQGLVDFVPATIFEATDNRFDESSLNDTVKAWLAEDDVFNKGFLQAIYVKKDSDDVPGLLNYQYQGNTSSLWKEIDYSFNVPNGPYILNPSTGSLHTPYRLYLDTQGAFTQGVIPLSSGSFAPLPAALPGSSSISIGVPSRIYYTPTDDYPLAGVRIGVKDIYDVHGLKTGAGSRAYYDTYPEANGTAPALQHLLDAGAVLVGKMKTTQFAAPENVRDAIDYQAPFNPRGDGYQEVGSSSSGAGAGIASYHWLDLALGSDTGGSIRIPAEDNGIFGNRPTHGLVDLSRVIPLGPEFDTAGFLARDIEIWSTACRVMYSNLTANYTRYPKRVLTYDLPSAKDTDISDSDRVIVQFVDRLAKFLSADLATFNHTEEWSRSHPAGTPSDLQELVGSAWAVISAKQQTLLVRDPFFKDYAAAYDGRVPFVNPSTHGSWSWSDTLPSLLDEAVANKTIFKSWWDEVMLPKNAQACSESLMLYTFKHATPEYRSDYGSAMGSGGLVGVLLGLNIGFISPMAGNPDFSIPIGQFKYDSSITRHVEYLPVSIRIMAAEGCDGMLLDLVNDLVKAGILSQVQPGNNLLVN from the exons ATGCGTGCGGTATCATTTCTTATCCTCGCTGCCTTTTTTAGGGTTGCATATTCCAACCTTGTCAATCATGGCGCAACCGTGTCTGTCAATGGGGTCTTGTACTTTGTACACCCTGAGCCTGTAGGATTCCTCCCATTATCTTCCAGtcttcaccaccaaggaCTTGTCGACTTTGTCCCGGCGACAATCTTTGAGGCAACAGACAACCGATTCGATGAGTCTAGTCTCAACGACACTGTTAAAGCTTGGCTTGCCGAGGATGATGTTTTCAACAAAGGTTTCTTGCAGG CAATCTACGTGAAGAAAGATTCTGATGATGTTCCCGGTCTATTGAACTATCAGTATCAAGGCAACACATCATCGTTGTGGAAAGAAATCGATTACTCCTTCAACGTCCCCAACGGTCCTTACATCTTGAACCCCTCAACAGGTTCTCTACATACCCCGTACCGCCTTTATCTCGACACTCAAGGCGCCTTCACCCAAGGTGTCATACCCCTCTCAAGCGGATCTTTCGCTCCCCTCCCCGCTGCACTCCCTGGCTCATCGTCCATATCGATTGGTGTACCCTCGAGAATTTACTACACTCCAACTGACGACTACCCGCTTGCTGGTGTGCGCATCGGCGTAAAAGATATCTATGACGTTCACGGCCTCAAGACTGGAGCTGGAAGCCGCGCCTACTATGACACCTACCCCGAAGCCAATGGCACTGCACCCGCACTACAGCATCTGCTGGACGCCGGAGCTGTCTTGGTCggcaagatgaagacgactCAATTCGCGGCGCCTGAAAATGTCAGAGATGCCATCGACTACCAAGCCCCGTTCAACCCCCGAGGCGACGGGTATCAAGAAGTTGGATCATCCTCCTCTGGAGCGGGGGCGGGTATCGCTTCCTACCATTGGTTGGATCTGGCTCTGGGTTCCGATACGGGAGGGTCCATCCGGATACCGGCCGAGGATAACGGAATATTCGGAAATCGGCCGACGCATGGTCTAGTGGACTTATCGCGTGTTATACCACTAGGGCCTGAGTTTGATACCGCTGGGTTTCTGGCTCGTGATATAGAGATTTGGTCAACTGCTTGCAGGGTCATGTACTCAAATCTCACAGCGAATTATACACGGTATCCGAAACGAGTTCTTACATACGACCTCCCCTCAGCAAAGGACACCGATATTTCAGACTCGGACCGCGTCATCGTTCAATTCGTTGATAGGTTAGCCAAGTTCCTCTCGGCGGACCTCGCAACGTTTAATCACACGGAAGAGTGGTCTCGCAGTCACCCAGCAGGTACGCCAAGCGACTTGCAGGAGCTTGTTGGTTCGGCATGGGCAGTTATTTCAGCCAAACAGCAAACCCTCCTTGTTCGCGATCCGTTCTTCAAGGACTATGCAGCCGCGTACGATGGACGCGTACCTTTCGTCAATCCCTCCACCCACGGAAGTTGGAGCTGGTCCGACACTCTTCCGTCGCTACTCGATGAAGCAGTCGCGAACAAGACCATCTTTAAGAGTTGGTGGGATGAGGTCATGCTCCCCAAAAACGCTCAAGCGTGTTCAGAAAGTCTTATGCTCTATACTTTTAAGCATGCTACACCAGAATACAGAAGTGATTACGGTAGCGCTATGGGCTCTGGCGGGTTGGTTGGTGTTCTGCTCGGCCTGAATATAGGCTTCATCTCGCCAATGGCTGGGAATCCGGACTTTTCAATACCAATAGGGCAATTCAAGTATGATAGCAGTATTACTAGACATGTGGAGTATCTGCCGGTCTCTATCAGGATTATGGCAGCTGAAGGGTGCGATGGTATGTTGCTGGATCTTGTTAACGATCTCGTCAAGGCTGGGATATTGTCTCAGGTCCAGCCTGGGAACAACCTTTTAGTTAATTAA